The Mycetohabitans endofungorum genome contains a region encoding:
- a CDS encoding 1-deoxy-D-xylulose-5-phosphate reductoisomerase: protein MQHCVTLLGSTGSIGDSTLDVIARHPDRFSIHALTAHRNWEKLAEQCLRFAPHVAVVGDAQTATQLQARLREADCATRVDYGRDALAAAASDAACNTVVAAIVGAAGLEPTLAAARAGKRILLANKEALVMSGALFMDAVYASGAALLPVDSEHNAVFQCFPREPSLHGAVTRIQLTASGGPFRLREPATLVDVTPEQACKHPNWVMGRKISVDSATMMNKGLEVIEARWLFDLRPEQIDVLIHPQSVIHSLVSYADGSTLAQLGNPDMRTPIAHALAFPTRIVSGVEQLDLAQVATLTFEPPDYKRFPCLALAMQALRDGGSASTVLNAANEVAVEAFLARHIGFTAIAAVVGDVLEQVQADVATTLDAVLDVDAQARRAAQKALARYRTHGQAGVRGVAVASQLG, encoded by the coding sequence ATGCAACATTGTGTGACCCTGCTGGGCTCGACGGGCTCGATCGGTGATAGCACGCTGGACGTGATCGCCCGGCATCCGGATCGATTTTCGATCCACGCGTTGACCGCGCACCGCAACTGGGAAAAACTCGCTGAGCAATGCTTGCGCTTCGCGCCACACGTCGCGGTGGTCGGCGATGCGCAAACAGCCACGCAGTTGCAGGCGAGGCTGCGCGAGGCGGACTGTGCGACGCGCGTGGACTACGGCCGCGACGCGCTGGCCGCCGCCGCGTCGGACGCCGCTTGCAATACGGTGGTTGCTGCCATTGTCGGTGCGGCTGGACTGGAGCCGACGCTGGCGGCGGCGCGTGCCGGCAAGCGGATCTTGCTCGCGAACAAGGAGGCGCTGGTGATGTCCGGCGCATTGTTCATGGATGCGGTCTATGCCAGTGGCGCCGCGCTGCTGCCCGTTGACAGTGAGCACAATGCAGTTTTCCAGTGCTTTCCGCGCGAGCCTAGTTTGCACGGCGCCGTGACCCGCATCCAGCTCACCGCGTCCGGCGGTCCATTCCGGTTGCGAGAACCGGCTACGCTGGTCGACGTAACGCCGGAGCAGGCGTGCAAGCATCCGAACTGGGTCATGGGGCGCAAGATCTCGGTCGATTCAGCCACGATGATGAACAAGGGCCTCGAGGTGATTGAGGCGCGCTGGCTGTTCGATCTGCGGCCCGAGCAGATTGACGTGTTGATCCATCCGCAAAGCGTGATCCATTCGCTGGTGTCATATGCGGACGGCTCGACACTCGCGCAACTGGGCAATCCCGATATGCGCACGCCGATCGCTCATGCGCTGGCGTTTCCGACGCGAATCGTGTCAGGCGTTGAACAGCTTGATCTGGCGCAGGTGGCGACGCTGACATTCGAGCCGCCTGACTATAAGCGCTTTCCGTGTCTGGCGCTCGCGATGCAGGCATTGCGCGACGGCGGCTCGGCGAGCACGGTATTGAACGCGGCGAACGAGGTCGCGGTCGAAGCGTTTCTTGCGCGACACATCGGATTTACCGCGATCGCGGCAGTCGTTGGCGACGTGCTCGAACAAGTCCAGGCCGATGTCGCCACGACGCTGGACGCAGTGCTTGACGTCGATGCGCAGGCGCGCCGTGCGGCGCAAAAGGCGCTGGCTCGCTACCGTACGCATGGCCAGGCTGGCGTGCGCGGCGTTGCGGTGGCCAGCCAGCTTGGCTGA
- the rseP gene encoding RIP metalloprotease RseP, whose amino-acid sequence MSLLIQLVSFMVAIGILVVVHEFGHYLIARAAGVKVLRFSVGFGRPLLRRTSPVTGTEWTLCALPLGGYVKMLDERDTDTPIAAQDLPHAFNRKPVGWRFAIVAGGPLANFLLAIVLLAGVYAGGVDEPVAMLAAPTAGSVAQRAGFVGGETVVAVRAPDGTTESVRSWSDLRWKLLDAQFDQRNIVLLAKVGNDTLDYSVDLSRAARPEQDEDVIERLGFEPGGKLRVASVEPGSAAQRAGLATGDVVVALDGKAVQGAHAFIATIQAHALKHLTITVERDGARRDIDIVPDKRLDAAGGNTVGRIGAAMATQVQTVDVEYGLTESLQLGARRTWDISTYSVRMFWRMLSGQASLKNLSGPVTIADYASKSAQLGAASFASFLALVSISLGVLNLLPIPVLDGGHLLYYLVEAVTGKAVSERWQLILQRAGLVCIVALSAIALFNDLSRLIHF is encoded by the coding sequence ATGAGTTTGCTGATTCAACTGGTTTCGTTCATGGTGGCGATCGGCATTCTGGTCGTCGTACATGAATTTGGCCATTACCTGATCGCGCGCGCCGCCGGCGTCAAAGTGTTGCGCTTTTCCGTCGGCTTCGGCCGGCCGCTGCTGCGCCGGACCAGCCCGGTCACCGGCACCGAGTGGACGCTTTGTGCGCTGCCGCTCGGTGGCTATGTGAAGATGCTCGACGAGCGCGATACCGATACGCCCATCGCTGCGCAGGATCTGCCACACGCATTCAACCGCAAGCCCGTCGGCTGGCGCTTTGCCATCGTCGCCGGCGGACCGCTCGCCAATTTCCTGCTGGCTATCGTACTGCTGGCGGGCGTCTACGCGGGTGGCGTCGATGAGCCGGTGGCCATGCTGGCGGCACCCACTGCCGGTTCGGTCGCGCAACGAGCCGGCTTCGTTGGCGGCGAGACTGTGGTGGCGGTGCGGGCGCCGGACGGGACCACCGAGTCGGTGCGCTCCTGGAGCGATTTACGCTGGAAGCTGCTCGATGCGCAGTTCGACCAGCGCAACATCGTGCTATTGGCCAAGGTGGGTAACGATACGCTCGATTACTCAGTCGATTTATCGCGGGCAGCGCGCCCGGAGCAGGACGAGGATGTTATCGAGCGCCTAGGCTTCGAGCCGGGCGGTAAATTGCGGGTGGCTAGTGTGGAGCCGGGCAGTGCGGCGCAGCGCGCGGGGCTGGCTACGGGCGATGTGGTCGTCGCGCTCGACGGTAAAGCTGTGCAGGGCGCTCATGCGTTCATTGCGACGATCCAGGCCCACGCGCTCAAGCATTTGACGATCACGGTCGAGCGCGACGGCGCGCGCCGCGACATCGACATTGTGCCCGACAAACGGCTTGATGCGGCGGGCGGCAATACGGTCGGCCGCATCGGTGCGGCGATGGCTACGCAGGTGCAGACCGTGGACGTGGAATACGGCTTAACGGAAAGCCTGCAGCTGGGGGCGCGGCGCACGTGGGATATCTCGACCTATTCAGTGCGCATGTTCTGGCGAATGCTTAGCGGCCAAGCTTCGCTGAAGAACTTATCCGGACCGGTCACGATCGCTGATTACGCGAGCAAGAGCGCGCAACTGGGCGCGGCCTCGTTTGCGTCGTTTCTGGCACTGGTCAGCATCAGCCTCGGCGTGCTGAATCTGTTGCCAATTCCGGTATTGGACGGGGGGCATCTGTTATATTATTTGGTTGAAGCCGTGACGGGCAAGGCTGTTTCGGAGCGCTGGCAACTCATTTTACAAAGGGCAGGTCTCGTGTGCATCGTTGCATTGTCTGCGATCGCGCTGTTTAACGATTTGTCACGTCTGATTCATTTCTAA
- a CDS encoding phosphatidate cytidylyltransferase — protein MLRTRVVTAIALLAVLLPVTLFAPLGGFGALIGFVLVFAAWEWAKLLKLPGVWPFVYAALAGVVLVAYVFAGAPRGEAVSRAAVVFWIAAAPFALLRKPTLAVGAWRGFLLVAGLVLFVACWHALVAARATGVIFVLSLLLIVWLADIGAYFAGRRFGRHKLAPAISPGKTWEGVIGGWLSVVVVAALALAAHPGVLSVAGALVERLGVVVAVFALSVLVAFSVVGDLFESLLKRQAGVKDSSQLLPGHGGVLDRIDALLPVLPLAMLLLS, from the coding sequence ATGCTAAGAACCCGTGTCGTTACGGCGATTGCCCTGCTGGCCGTTTTACTGCCAGTTACGCTGTTTGCCCCGTTGGGTGGTTTCGGTGCGCTGATCGGCTTTGTGCTGGTGTTTGCCGCGTGGGAATGGGCCAAGTTATTGAAGCTGCCGGGCGTCTGGCCGTTCGTCTATGCGGCGCTAGCCGGCGTGGTGCTGGTCGCCTACGTATTCGCGGGCGCGCCGCGCGGTGAAGCGGTATCGCGGGCGGCCGTGGTGTTCTGGATTGCCGCGGCGCCATTCGCGCTGCTGCGCAAGCCGACGTTGGCCGTTGGCGCGTGGCGTGGTTTCCTGCTGGTGGCCGGCCTGGTGTTGTTCGTCGCGTGCTGGCATGCGTTGGTGGCTGCGCGCGCGACTGGCGTCATATTCGTACTATCACTGTTATTGATCGTCTGGCTTGCCGATATCGGCGCATACTTTGCGGGCAGGCGCTTTGGCCGGCACAAGCTGGCGCCGGCGATCAGTCCGGGTAAGACGTGGGAAGGAGTGATCGGCGGATGGCTATCGGTCGTCGTGGTCGCGGCGCTTGCGCTTGCCGCGCATCCGGGCGTGCTGAGCGTGGCCGGCGCGCTGGTCGAGCGTCTCGGCGTCGTGGTCGCGGTGTTCGCGCTGAGCGTGCTGGTCGCCTTCAGCGTCGTCGGCGACCTGTTCGAGTCGCTGTTGAAGCGCCAGGCCGGCGTGAAGGATTCGAGTCAGTTGCTGCCTGGCCATGGCGGTGTGCTGGACCGGATTGACGCGCTGCTGCCCGTGCTGCCGCTGGCGATGCTGCTTTTGAGCTGA
- the pyrH gene encoding UMP kinase, which translates to MSTVYKRLLLKLSGEALMGDDAFGINRTMIERIVADIVDVVNLGAQLAIVIGGGNIFRGVAGGAAGMDRATADYMGMLATMMNALALQDAMRHAGIEARVQSALRMDQVVEPYIRPRAIRQLEEGRVVIFAAGTGNPFFTTDTAAALRGSEIGAEVVLKATKVDGVYSADPKKDPTATRYATISFDEAISRNLQVMDATAFALCRDQKLPIRVFSINKPGALKRIVQGDDEGTLVHV; encoded by the coding sequence ATGTCAACTGTCTACAAACGCCTGTTGCTCAAACTCTCCGGCGAAGCCCTGATGGGCGACGATGCATTCGGCATCAATCGCACGATGATCGAGCGAATCGTCGCGGATATCGTCGACGTGGTGAACCTGGGCGCGCAGCTTGCCATCGTGATTGGCGGCGGCAATATCTTTCGTGGCGTAGCGGGCGGCGCGGCGGGCATGGATCGCGCGACGGCGGACTACATGGGGATGCTCGCGACGATGATGAATGCCTTGGCGCTGCAGGATGCGATGCGCCACGCAGGCATCGAGGCGCGCGTGCAGTCTGCGTTGCGGATGGACCAAGTGGTCGAGCCCTATATTCGGCCGCGCGCAATCCGGCAGCTAGAGGAAGGGCGCGTCGTCATTTTCGCGGCCGGCACCGGCAATCCGTTTTTCACCACGGACACCGCCGCTGCGCTGCGCGGCTCGGAGATCGGCGCGGAAGTCGTGCTCAAAGCCACCAAGGTCGATGGCGTCTACTCCGCCGACCCGAAGAAGGACCCGACGGCCACGCGTTATGCGACGATCAGCTTCGATGAGGCGATCAGCCGCAATCTGCAGGTCATGGATGCGACGGCGTTCGCGTTGTGCCGCGACCAGAAGTTGCCGATCCGGGTATTCTCGATCAATAAGCCCGGCGCCCTAAAGCGCATCGTGCAAGGCGATGACGAGGGTACGCTGGTACACGTGTAA
- a CDS encoding isoprenyl transferase, with translation MTYTSSTVCTPTVTDVPRHIAIIMDGNGRWAQRRRLPRVAGHTKGLDAVRTIVEACVARGVEFLTLFAFSSENWRRPVDEVSFLMRLFISALEREIARLHTNGIRLRVVGDLSMFEPRIQELVRRAQAKTAANTRLTLTIAANYGGRWDILQATRKIAQQCVDAGAMQNVDEASFAQHLAMAYAPEPDLFIRTGGEQRVSNFLLWQLAYTEFYFTDVFWPDFNDAQLSKAIASYRERERRFGRTSAQLIRQSQNVDSLSC, from the coding sequence ATGACCTATACCAGTTCCACTGTGTGCACCCCGACCGTCACGGACGTGCCGCGGCACATCGCGATCATCATGGATGGCAATGGCCGCTGGGCGCAGCGCAGGCGGCTGCCGCGTGTTGCGGGTCATACGAAGGGGCTCGATGCGGTGCGCACAATCGTCGAGGCGTGTGTGGCGCGTGGCGTCGAATTCCTGACGCTGTTTGCGTTCAGTTCCGAGAACTGGCGGCGGCCGGTTGACGAGGTCTCGTTCTTGATGCGGCTGTTCATCAGCGCGCTCGAGCGTGAAATCGCGCGCCTACATACGAATGGCATCCGGCTGCGCGTGGTCGGCGACTTGTCGATGTTCGAGCCCCGGATCCAGGAGCTTGTGCGCCGCGCGCAAGCTAAGACGGCAGCCAATACCAGATTGACGCTGACCATCGCGGCGAATTATGGCGGCCGTTGGGATATTTTGCAGGCCACGCGCAAGATTGCGCAGCAATGCGTGGATGCCGGCGCGATGCAGAATGTGGATGAAGCGAGCTTCGCGCAACACTTGGCGATGGCGTATGCGCCGGAGCCGGACTTGTTCATTCGCACTGGCGGGGAGCAGCGCGTCAGCAATTTTCTGCTGTGGCAGCTGGCTTATACCGAATTTTATTTCACCGACGTGTTCTGGCCGGACTTTAATGATGCGCAATTGAGTAAGGCGATCGCTTCGTACCGCGAGCGCGAACGGCGCTTCGGGCGCACCAGCGCGCAACTCATCCGGCAGTCGCAAAACGTCGATTCGCTTTCATGCTAA
- the tsf gene encoding translation elongation factor Ts, translating into MAAITASMVAELRAKTDAPMMECKKALTEADGDMARAEELLRVKLGNKASKAAARVTAEGVIVSFIGGGAGALVELNCETDFVAKNEDFIAFSKKVAELVATQNPADVAALSTLSLDGSTVDAVRAALVGKIGENMTIRRFSRFETTRKLASYLHGTRIGVLVEYDGADEQVGKDVAMHIAAMKPVSLSSADVPAELIAQERSIAEQKAAESGKPAEIVAKMVEGSVQKYLKEVSLLNQPFVKNDKQTVEQMLKAANTTVQRFVLFVVGEGIEKRQDDFAAEVAAQVAAAQKQ; encoded by the coding sequence ATGGCGGCAATTACCGCAAGCATGGTGGCAGAACTGCGCGCGAAGACCGATGCGCCGATGATGGAATGCAAGAAGGCGTTGACCGAGGCCGATGGCGACATGGCCCGCGCCGAGGAGCTGCTGCGTGTGAAGCTCGGCAACAAGGCGAGCAAGGCGGCAGCGCGCGTGACCGCGGAAGGCGTGATCGTGTCATTCATCGGCGGCGGCGCCGGCGCGTTGGTCGAATTGAACTGCGAAACGGACTTCGTCGCAAAGAACGAGGATTTTATCGCTTTCTCAAAAAAGGTCGCGGAACTGGTTGCCACGCAGAATCCGGCCGACGTCGCCGCGCTGTCCACGCTGTCGCTGGACGGCTCGACGGTAGATGCAGTGCGGGCTGCGCTGGTCGGCAAAATCGGTGAGAACATGACGATTCGCCGCTTTTCGCGCTTTGAAACCACGCGCAAGCTGGCGTCGTACCTGCACGGCACGCGCATCGGTGTGCTGGTCGAATACGACGGCGCCGATGAGCAGGTCGGCAAGGACGTTGCAATGCACATCGCCGCGATGAAGCCGGTGTCGCTGTCGTCGGCCGATGTGCCGGCTGAGCTGATCGCCCAAGAGCGCAGCATCGCTGAGCAGAAGGCGGCCGAGTCGGGCAAGCCGGCCGAGATCGTCGCGAAGATGGTCGAAGGCAGCGTGCAAAAGTACCTGAAGGAGGTGTCGCTGCTGAACCAGCCGTTCGTGAAGAACGATAAGCAGACCGTCGAGCAGATGCTCAAGGCTGCGAATACGACGGTGCAACGCTTTGTGCTGTTCGTCGTCGGCGAGGGCATCGAGAAGCGCCAGGACGATTTCGCGGCCGAAGTGGCTGCGCAGGTCGCTGCAGCGCAGAAGCAGTAG
- the frr gene encoding ribosome recycling factor — protein sequence MTVADIKKGAEQKMQRSLEAFKSDLAKIRTGRAHTGLLDHIQVDYYGSNVPISQVANLTLVDARTIGVQPWEKKMVAVVEKAIRESDLGLNPATQGDLIRVPMPALTEERRRELSKVVKSEGESAKVAVRNLRRDANEQLKKLLKDKDISEDDERRAQDEVQKLTDKFVSEIEKLVQTKETEIMTV from the coding sequence ATGACTGTCGCAGACATCAAGAAGGGCGCGGAGCAGAAGATGCAGCGCTCGTTGGAAGCGTTTAAGAGCGATCTGGCGAAGATCCGCACGGGGCGCGCCCATACAGGCTTGCTCGACCATATCCAGGTCGACTACTACGGCTCAAACGTACCGATCTCGCAGGTCGCGAACCTGACGCTGGTCGACGCTCGCACGATTGGCGTGCAGCCGTGGGAGAAGAAGATGGTCGCGGTCGTTGAGAAAGCGATTCGTGAGTCGGATCTCGGTCTGAACCCAGCGACGCAAGGTGACTTGATCCGCGTGCCGATGCCAGCGCTGACCGAAGAGCGTCGCCGCGAGTTGAGCAAGGTCGTGAAGTCGGAAGGCGAAAGCGCAAAGGTGGCAGTGCGCAACCTGCGCCGCGACGCGAACGAGCAGTTGAAAAAGTTGCTGAAGGACAAGGACATCTCTGAGGATGATGAACGCCGGGCACAAGACGAAGTTCAGAAGCTGACCGACAAGTTCGTCTCCGAGATCGAGAAGTTGGTTCAGACTAAGGAAACGGAAATCATGACGGTGTGA